In the genome of Candida dubliniensis CD36 chromosome 3, complete sequence, the window TGTTAGTTCTAGTCAACCAAAAgaagttttcaatttggtgAAAGCTTTAAAATTGAGTCATTCTGATATTGATCCTAAATTAGAGGAAATAGCtaacaaatttatcaataaagtTAAAGCAggcaaagaaaaaattggttcTGGATTTGGTGGTAAAGGTTTAGATAACTTGCAAGAAGTGAGAGACAATAAgttgaaattagaaaaacaaagattTGGTGATCAACAACCGCCACAGAaccaacaagaagaaacagAGACgaaaaaaccaaataatGAACCTGCGACAGATATTGCCTTACCTgaattcaatatcattgaAGGTAATACTCCAGAAACATCAGGTCCAGATAAATGTAAATTCTATTGTAGAAttgttattaatgatttaccTCAAAAAGTGAGGTGGAATATTGTGCAACGAGAGAATTTGTctaaaataattgatgagTCAAGAACCTCAATAACAACTAGAGGTCAATATTACCCACCAGGCTCAAAACCATTATCCAATGATCAAGAAAGAAGTGGCAGTTTAGcaaaattatatttgttaGTTGAGGGGTTGACACTACAGTCAGTTACCGAGGCTATTACTTtgatcaagaaaaaaatgttgGAGAGTTTGGATATTATGAATCAAAGAGAAAACTTACAACCAACTGGAAGATATGTTGtatgaataaataaatatgttTCTATATCTATGAAATACCAATTGGTAAGGCTGTttgaataatgatgatgaagggGTAGTTTGTTGTAGTATCATTTCGATAGTTGTGCCTGTGATAATTTCTCCGCCATATATTGCAACGGAAgaaccaccaccaaaaaaaaaaagagagacCACATTATCTCCGACCAACATCCTTGTTCTAACCCCACATACTCTACTCTaccaataatttttatatatatatatatatatagactttttttttaaaaactaatttattacttttcttttcaccTTTAATAAACTTTTATCAACTTTATCTAAGTTTCAACCATGCCTTTTGATGCTAAAAACTATTCCAATTACGAATTTTTCACCATCTCTCAAATACAGCCTGGATTTGTTCACGTTCAATACACTAACCCCAAAACATTGAATGCCTTtactgaaaaaaattggagaaATTATGGCgaaattttcaaaagatTAGATCAAGAATCTGAtgttcaattaattttggtTTCATCTGGAGTTCCAAgatctttttcttctggattgaatttaaaagCTGCCATGGAATTATTTGCAAGTGAAAGGCCAAGAGATGAAGGCATCAAACATTTACATGAACACATTGTTGATTTCCAAGATGCTATTGGTACCCCATCAAGAATCAATACACCAACAATTGGGGTTTTGAATGGACTTAACCTTGGTTTAGCTCTTGATATGTCTTCTGCTTATAGTATCAGAATTGCCGTCAAAGATGCAGTATTTTCCATTGCTGAAGTCAATATTGGAATTGCTGCAGATATCGGATCTTTACAAAGATTGCCATCTGttgtcaacaacaaatcatTGTTAATGCAACATGCTTTGTTGGGAGATAAATTTGGAGCTGAAGAAGCTTTGAAATTAGGTTTTGTGAGTTGTATTGTTGACTCAATTGACGAAGGTGTTGAATTTGCTAAAACATTAGGTGAAAAGATATGTGATGCACCTGCATGGGCTATTAAAGGTACCAAGAAACACATTCAACATATATTAAATGGTGGTACCATGGAGGAAGGCTTGAAGAGTATTGCTAAATACAATGCTGTGAATATTACTGACagcaaaatgaaattataaaCTGGTTAAGCAGGTGTATGTGGTATTATATCtatttaaattattcttcaatatacatatatatatatatatatatatattagaAAGTAAGTGGTTTGGATTGTGATTCGCTCCTGGATTGAATGCACAAAAACCATTAGAATATTATCGATCCGGGTAAGTAGCCCATAACAGTTTGTTATACAGAGACcgaaaaattttcatagaaaaaaaaaataaaaataaaaaagataCACCATAATAAAGTGGAGAATTCACTCAACCAGCTGAGCGTCATAACATACTTTTAGCGTTTAGCAATGCTGGGAATATTTAGAGCCAACAAGCATGTGCTAACACTATCCAAATCTTTTCGATCTTATTCTTCCATAGCTGTTGGTGTGGATGATATATCTCCACCTGCCAACTCGACCGAATCGGGAGCGGCCTCCTCCTCCGCAACAAAACCATCAACTACGCTAAACTCATCAActattcaacaaattttaaaaaacttGCCTTCAGCAAAATTAACAGAATCATACAGACTAAGTTCAATTTTACTTTCAGATATTCATACTACTAGTAGTTCGCGTGATGATCAAATTCGTCAAGAATTGGTTTTATTAAGAGACCAACGAGATTATCCCAATTTAATCAAGATTCTCGAAGTCTGGTCTAGTAAGGACATCAATGGGATGATGAAAGTATTGGGTCATGAAACCGTTTCTAATTATTTAGGGGAGATAATTTCGTTTGGACATTTGTCGATATTTAGACACTACAATTTGACTCCAATTTTAAACTCAATTAAAGTTCATTCatcatttgataaatcaagatCTAGACGTAAGTTCACACCTCATGATATCACTAAATCGATTAGAAATATATATAGCAATATTTTATATGACGCCAAAAGTGGGGAACACATTTATAATCgtgaaaaaagaaaagatatTTATGCAAGTGGGAATTTAACTGGGTATAAATTGAGTGTTAGTGATTTTGAGAATTTAATTAGACTTGAATTGGGTAATTTTAAAGTTGATCTTGCGTCTCGGTGGTTTAAACTTTTCAGAAAATATGAAGGGGGCGATGAATTGTACAAACTGAAAATGACGCCTGAATTATGGAAATTGGTTTTCAGAATGGAAGCCGGGGGCGATAACAAATTATGGATTATTAAACCCACggaattatcaaatatctCATATAACCCCTTGTATAAGAGAGGATATGTTGGTCAGCACGTCAATTTTTCCATTCAAGATATACAGGATATTTCAATCTGGCCCGATTTGGATTTAGAATTTCATGGTTGTATGGTGCAGCATTTTGGATACAATGgggaaattgaaattttgaaaaaatatgtGGAAACAATATGGGGTATCAACAGTAAGGGACAATTAAGTGGCTCCAAGCTTTCTAAATCTGATCGTTTGTACCCagatttgaaattcttAAGCAGTTTATTTGTATCATTAGCATATAATGGAGAATTTTATTATGCTATCAAATATGTGAacaatttccaaaaaataTATGACGAGATGGATAGCACTCAACTTGctaataaaaatttctGGGAACGAGTATTCCATTGGGCAAATATATCAACATCATTTACTGAAGAGAATGCATTAAAGTATTTCCTCAAACAAAGTAATTACACTGGAGAAGGCTTGGAGAGTTTATTATTGCAAGAACTTACAAACGATGTTGACTTTGATTATGAAGGTTATTtgcaatttttaaataagCTAAAAGTTGAAAGATGTGatatttttaatcaaatttggcAGATTATTCATcaggaagaagaaaactttggattttcaaattacatttataaattgtatttgaatttcttAAAAGAACATATCATTACTACTGAAGTGGAAACAGAACAGAAATATTACGACTATTTATcgattttattaaaaaaatatcaattgtaTCATGTTGATGCAAAATCTTTCACCAAAAGAAGCAATTTAGGATTCTTTCCTactaatgatattgataaatcgATACGAGTTCTTTATACTGATGCTCTACGAGCATTAATTGAGTTTAAAGGGGAAAATTTGAAGATAGGACATATTGAACCcttaattaatgaatggAGTCTAGATAATGAAATGAGATTGGAATTGGAAGACTGGGTTGCAAATGACAGACTAAAGTATTATAAAGAGAAGTTGGAAACAAAACGTGAACAATTTATGAATAGCTTAAGATCTGATGATAATGAGAATGAGTCGTTCTTGGATTTAATGTGAATAAAAGATACATATTTATAGGTATTACGTTATAgtaattaatatttattagatgattaaaacaaaagtgGGTACGTGTAAAACtgttcaaaaaaataaccGCAACAGAAAGAAAGCGCGAGAGAGAGACCACGTAATTTGTTACtctgaaattttttttttctttgatttgtCGAGTGGTTGGAACAATTTTGGTTGTCctcattctttttttcttttaaaccTTATACTGTCCCCACTACACCTACAACCACAACTAGTTTAATCACAATGGCTGCCGAAGGATTAGAAAAATTAACTGAAATTCCTGTTGAATTCTTCAAAGATGGAAGTGCATTTGTTAAGAAATGTCAAAAACCagatgaaaaagaatactTGAAGATTATTAGAGCCGTAGGTATTGGTTTCATTATGATGGGTGTTGTTGGCTATGCCGTTAAATTGGTTCATATTCCAATCAGATACTTGATTGTTTAGATATGAaaggagaagaagaattgtgAATGAATCGGGAGGACGACCCACAtgtgaaaaagaaagttgAAACAAAGTTAATAAATCAGAAACGAAGAActcatttttttgttaattcAGTTCATTTATTGGAAATCGGGTTATTTACTATTTGACGAAAGGTAAGAAGAATAAAAGTAGAAATTGTATAATTAGTATTAAAATATATGAAATCATCTTTGTTAATATGTGTTGAATGTTTGTTATGATGGTTGGGGAGAAATTTCTTTGGAAATAAGAATAGTTCATTATTAAGAATTTCTATTTACATGTTTTATAAAGCATCTTCGTTCAGTTTATCAAGCATGTTGTTACTTTTCTAATCAGGATTCTCGTATTTTGATTTGGGTGTTcacttttgttgtttaacAACCTTTGGTTGAGagttatatttatatacaGGCGCGTATTATTTTTCCGTTGTAACTGAGTGAGTATTAACTCTTTTAggaacgaaaaaaaaaaaaaatttccaaaCCTCATCTCACTCATCTCTAATCTACATCTCATACTCCATCTCTGTTATATTTTCAACTTAAGGTATATATAAAATTCCTTTTTTCCACACagcaaaaacaacaataatgtCACAAACCTCAAGCTTTGTCAAAAAACTAGCATCCAATGACAAGCCTACAAGAGATTCTGCATTGGAATCATTACAGAACTTTCTCGGTTCTAAGAAAGATTTATCGTTATTggatttaaagaaaatctGGAAAggattatatttttcaatgtgGTATTGTGATCGATCGAAAGCACAAGAACGGTTAGCTGAGAATTTGGGCAAATTATATAGTGAAACTGTTAGTGTTCTGTTATTTCCTCAATTTGTGTTGGcattttttgatattataAGTATTGAATGGCCTAATATTGATCAATGGAGAGTAgacaaatattatttattaataagaagaattttaagacataatttcaaattcttgaaacaaaataattggGATGACAAACTTGTGGAAAATTGGGTCAATGTATTACATCAAAGTGTATTAAGTGGTGAAAAGAATGTTAGTATGGGATTACCCTATCATTTGTGTGACATATTTATAgatgaattggaattggtCATGTTTGAAGATattcaagaagaaatcGATGATTTGGATAATGATGCCAGTTTAGAAGATAAAACCAAACTACTtggtaaaaaaattgatattgtaTCAGAAGTTCCCGTGTTGAAACTACTCGAGCCATTTCAAAAGTTGAATAAACTGGcacaattgaaaacattgaGAGAGAAATGTGCAGAAGAAGTCTTGAATGATGAAAGATTGAAAGACTGGGGTGTgattgaagaagatgatgatagtGATAGTAGTGATAACGAAGATTCaggtgatgataatgacGAAGATGAATGGAAAGGGTTTTAGGTGAAAATTATACGAGAATCTCAATATGAAGGCACCTGGAAAATTGTATTACGCTGTAGATTTTTAAATTACTCTTGGCTTAATGATTAACAGGACAAATTTGTCTTGTTTTTGGCATTGATAAAAGAAGGCTGCAAAAgcaaaaataaacaacaagGTGGCACACATTCTGCCAGTCGAACCAGTAAGCCCAGGTATTACATACCAATTGTATGTAAAGaattggttttgttttaagGTACAGGTGTTATAAACTGTACGCTCCtgataatcaattcattctAAAGTGCAGTCAAAAAAACACttctcaaaaaaaaaaaaaaaagatacgACAAACGAAAACATCTCTTACAAACATAACTTTTCTCTACATCATCTCATGCCAACAATATAACAATATGCCAAAGTATCATCCAAACAAAAACGAACTAAACCCATATATTCCTCGATATATATTAGAAACACCAAGATATCAACAAGATATAACTAACAAATCTTCTGAACAACAAGAGCAACATACTCACGATCAAACCACAACCACCCATGATCCATTAGCCCATCAACGGAAAACGGGGGAAATCATCGATAATAGTGTAGCCCAATCAGGAACTGGTATTAAAGATGAATTCAAGGGCACAATAAGAgtagaagaaaatgaaaccTATGATAGTAAACGAGATCGATGGTATGGATATTCTACAGAGGAATGGTTAACccatttgaaaaattggaatgAAAAAAAGCAACCTcgaaaaaatcaatcaacaccagataatgatgattctgATGATACTGATTATGAATtggaattaattgaattagaattgGATCAAAAAGATATGAATAAAAACATTAAAAAAGATCCCATGGAGAAAATGCTTAGAGATAGACAAGATATACCAgcatatatttataatatcaCTTCTAACCccaacaataaaataagaATTGAATACGATCCTAAATCTAGATTAGCCAAAGATTCTGCAAAAGGGTTTTTAAACAAGAGGaatcaatttgttaaaaaattaactggtgatggtgataaGTTGATGAAACTACAGAAAATGGCACAAGCTCTTGAtaatgaacaagaaaaggATCGGAAATTGGctaaattaaaacaagaattttaTGGTGAAGAAAAACCGAAAACTATACCACAAACTGATTTGAGTCTAAGTCTCGAAGCAAGTCCTACATTAATGATgttgaaatcaaaacaattgcaaaatgaaaaaatgacaaaaaCATTGCAAAGCAAGCAAGAGGTTATGGAAAAGTATCATGCATTGACAGAATCAGATAGTAATGAactgaaaaagaaaacggGACACCTTGAAgatcaattgtttttaaaTCACAAATATATTTATGGCAGTTACTATGAAAATGGTAAATGGGGGTATAAATGTTGtaaacaatttgataaaaattcACGCTGTACAGCTACTGATTGAATCgattcaacttttttttggttcgCAATTCCTTTAAATAATCCAACTCTTCCAGTTCACGAGTCGCACACTATCATTacttttatcatttttatcaagCAATAATTCCAATATTGGTATTTCTTGGATAGATTCCAAGACTAAATTGATGTATTTCCCATTATTGGTAAGCATTTTCATTCTAttgaaattcaacaattgacTTAACTGAATGCTACCATcagatttatcaaataagGATCTTAGATAAGTATCCTTGCAAAGATTTTCAGTTGAGAAATAGTATTCAATCTGATGTTTGATACTCTCCTTTTTAACACTGATTACAGGTGAAGGTGGCTGTTGAAGTggagatgatgatgatgatggtggtggtcgTGGGAAAATTGGTGATGCTTGTGATTGCGGAGACTGTAGCAGTGGTGAAATTGGTGAAATTGGTAAAGATGAATTTGGATGTGCTTCGTTGAAAACTGGTATTTGATAAATCGGGATTCCAAATTGGGGATATACTAGCATTGGAGAAGCAGAATTGGGAAATGACAGTGCCGAGCCAATGCTTGTTGTGAAAGAATCATGCGGAGATGGAATAATATCAAACAGTTGAGCCTCAAATGGTAGAATTTCAAATGGTAGAGGGTATGTGTTTACTACATTTGTGGCATATGGGGGTATTTCTTTGGGACAGTCACCACCGATCCTATACTTGTACAA includes:
- a CDS encoding polysome-associated RNA binding protein, putative (Similar to S. cerevisiae SLF1;~In S. cerevisiae: proposed to be involved in regulating mRNA translation) — its product is MSTFKRLLPAPPPSKNAWGVNQSIDGKDSNPITQQNDKFSKKSKEQKRKNNSFYRNIQIANLADQSSNLTEDIEIISNKMKIISFSQSPILPSTNDNHAATVSLPTSISNLNYKLANMASIDDDNKHIHRDKCEDTAEEDDREILISVGKNTKIKKPKFPKSSKIKGGTGLYKYRIGGDCPKEIPPYATNVVNTYPLPFEILPFEAQSFDIIPSPHDSFTTSIGSASSFPNSASPMLVYPQFGIPIYQIPVFNEAHPNSSLPISPISPSLQSPQSQASPIFPRPPPSSSSSPLQQPPSPVISVKKESIKHQIEYYFSTENLCKDTYLRSLFDKSDGSIQLSQLLNFNRMKMLTNNGKYINLVLESIQEIPILELLLDKNDKSNDSVRLVNWKSWII
- a CDS encoding uncharacterized mitochondrial protein, putative (Similar to S. cerevisiae AEP2;~In S. cerevisiae: believed to be involved in translation of the mitochondrial OLI1 mRNA; exhibits genetic interaction with the OLI1 mRNA 5'-untranslated leader), whose protein sequence is MSGIFRANKHVLTLSKSFRSYSSIAVGVDDISPPANSTESGAASSSATKPSTTLNSSTIQQILKNLPSAKLTESYRLSSILLSDIHTTSSSRDDQIRQELVLLRDQRDYPNLIKILEVWSSKDINGMMKVLGHETVSNYLGEIISFGHLSIFRHYNLTPILNSIKVHSSFDKSRSRRKFTPHDITKSIRNIYSNILYDAKSGEHIYNREKRKDIYASGNLTGYKLSVSDFENLIRLELGNFKVDLASRWFKLFRKYEGGDELYKSKMTPELWKLVFRMEAGGDNKLWIIKPTELSNISYNPLYKRGYVGQHVNFSIQDIQDISIWPDLDLEFHGCMVQHFGYNGEIEILKKYVETIWGINSKGQLSGSKLSKSDRLYPDLKFLSSLFVSLAYNGEFYYAIKYVNNFQKIYDEMDSTQLANKNFWERVFHWANISTSFTEENALKYFLKQSNYTGEGLESLLLQELTNDVDFDYEGYLQFLNKLKVERCDIFNQIWQIIHQEEENFGFSNYIYKLYLNFLKEHIITTEVETEQKYYDYLSILLKKYQLYHVDAKSFTKRSNLGFFPTNDIDKSIRVLYTDALRALIEFKGENLKIGHIEPLINEWSLDNEMRLELEDWVANDRLKYYKEKLETKREQFMNSLRSDDNENESFLDLM
- a CDS encoding ribosomal RNA-processing protein, putative (Similar to S. cerevisiae RRP1;~In S. cerevisiae: essential evolutionarily conserved nucleolar protein necessary for biogenesis of 60S ribosomal subunits and processing of pre-rRNAs to mature rRNAs, associated with several distinct 66S pre-ribosomal particles); protein product: MSQTSSFVKKLASNDKPTRDSALESLQNFLGSKKDLSLLDLKKIWKGLYFSMWYCDRSKAQERLAENLGKLYSETVSVSLFPQFVLAFFDIISIEWPNIDQWRVDKYYLLIRRILRHNFKFLKQNNWDDKLVENWVNVLHQSVLSGEKNVSMGLPYHLCDIFIDELELVMFEDIQEEIDDLDNDASLEDKTKLLGKKIDIVSEVPVLKLLEPFQKLNKSAQLKTLREKCAEEVLNDERLKDWGVIEEDDDSDSSDNEDSGDDNDEDEWKGF
- a CDS encoding pre-mRNA-splicing factor, putative (Similar to S. cerevisiae SLU7;~In S. cerevisiae: RNA splicing factor, required for ATP-independent portion of 2nd catalytic step of spliceosomal RNA splicing); this encodes MPKYHPNKNELNPYIPRYILETPRYQQDITNKSSEQQEQHTHDQTTTTHDPLAHQRKTGEIIDNSVAQSGTGIKDEFKGTIRVEENETYDSKRDRWYGYSTEEWLTHLKNWNEKKQPRKNQSTPDNDDSDDTDYELELIELELDQKDMNKNIKKDPMEKMLRDRQDIPAYIYNITSNPNNKIRIEYDPKSRLAKDSAKGFLNKRNQFVKKLTGDGDKLMKLQKMAQALDNEQEKDRKLAKLKQEFYGEEKPKTIPQTDLSLSLEASPTLMMLKSKQLQNEKMTKTLQSKQEVMEKYHALTESDSNESKKKTGHLEDQLFLNHKYIYGSYYENGKWGYKCCKQFDKNSRCTATD
- a CDS encoding protein transport protein, putative (Similar to S. cerevisiae SSS1;~In S. cerevisiae: subunit of the Sec61p translocation complex that forms a channel for passage of secretory proteins through the endoplasmic reticulum membrane, and of the Ssh1p complex), with protein sequence MAAEGLEKLTEIPVEFFKDGSAFVKKCQKPDEKEYLKIIRAVGIGFIMMGVVGYAVKLVHIPIRYLIV
- a CDS encoding enoyl-CoA hydratase/isomerase, putative (Similar to S. cerevisiae EHD3;~In S. cerevisiae: believed to play an indirect role in endocytic membrane trafficking) gives rise to the protein MPFDAKNYSNYEFFTISQIQPGFVHVQYTNPKTLNAFTEKNWRNYGEIFKRLDQESDVQLILVSSGVPRSFSSGLNLKAAMELFASERPRDEGIKHLHEHIVDFQDAIGTPSRINTPTIGVLNGLNLGLALDMSSAYSIRIAVKDAVFSIAEVNIGIAADIGSLQRLPSVVNNKSLLMQHALLGDKFGAEEALKLGFVSCIVDSIDEGVEFAKTLGEKICDAPAWAIKGTKKHIQHILNGGTMEEGLKSIAKYNAVNITDSKMKL